A single genomic interval of Pseudochaenichthys georgianus chromosome 3, fPseGeo1.2, whole genome shotgun sequence harbors:
- the LOC117440300 gene encoding signal peptide peptidase-like 2A isoform X1 gives MDRAVKIVLFSVIFLASQINCQEAILRISNGNTARDYCIVHNHSWTPLSETLDAALQYPLVNLTSTVLCNTSGVNPDLVNGKAVVVMGGDCDLSQKARVAQSLNATALLIASNKALTTPTANDSEYAKVHIPLALMRYRDFLEAQQMFGDVMQAKLYAPPNSKIDASIAVMLLIAIVTIALGGYWSGTCERDRLNGVSGGGGEGKADSGELFLYSPLKVVFFVALMCGMLVLMYFFYSVLVYVIIVIFCLASASALFSCFDAVLDLVGCGTGSFSIQSHNFSVRSIILAAVCITIAVVWGVYRNEDRWIWILQDLLGVAFCLNFMKTISLSNFKICVILLSLLLLYDVFFVFITPFFTKNGVSIMVQVALGPDASGEKTQGNMVEVPAEPQAPSEKLPVVMRVPRFSAWAQNLCMMQFSILGYGDIIVPGLLVAYCSRFDVWINSRRKVYFVSCCIAYSLGMILTFAVMLLSGMGQPALLYLVPFTLITCAVVAACRGEMSQFWAGTTYEVLDSSREPLLPEGRTDYSVEGEKC, from the exons ATGGACAGAGCTGTCAAAATCGTCCTTTTCTCGGTCATTTTCTTGGCATCGCAG ATAAACTGCCAAGAGGCCATCTTGCGCATCTCAAATGGGAATACAGCGAGGGATTACTGCATCGTCCACAATCATTCCTGGACACCCCTGTCAGAAACCCTCGATGCTGCC TTGCAGTATCCACTGGTGAATTTGACCTCCACCGTGCTGTGTAACACCTCTGGGGTCAATCCAGATTTGGTAAATGGCAAAGCGGTGGTGGTCATGGGGGGAGACTGTGACTTAAGCCAGAAAGCTCGGGTTGCTCAGAGCCTCAACGCTACAGCTCTACTCATCGCCAGCAACAAAGCATTG ACCACTCCAACAGCCAATGACTCTGAGTATGCAAAGGTCCATATTCCACTGGCTCTCATGAGGTACAGGGACTTCCTCGAAGCACAGCAG ATGTTTGGTGATGTGATGCAGGCGAAGCTTTATGCTCCTCCAAACTCAAAGATCGATGCAAGCATTGCGGTCATGCTACTCATTGCCATCGTCACGATCGCCTTGGGTGGATACTGGAGCGGGACATGTGAGAG AGACCGGCTGAACGGTGTGtcaggaggagggggagagggCAAGGCAGACAGCGGAGAGCTTTTCCTCTACTCTCCTCTCAAAGTGGTCTTCTTTGTCGCCTTGATGTGTGGGATGCTGGTGCTCATGTACTTCTTCTACAGCGTGCTTG TTTACGTCATCATCGTCATTTTCTGCCTGGCGTCTGCCTCTGCCCTCTTCAGCTGTTTCGACGCAGTGTTGGATTTAGTCGGTTGTGGCACTGGGAG CTTCTCCATCCAAAGTCACAACTTCTCAGTGAGGTCCATCATACTGGCTGCTGTGTGCATTACCATCGCTGTGGTCTGGGGGGTCTACAGGAATGAGGACAG ATGGATCTGGATCTTGCAGGACCTCCTTGGCGTTGCTTTCTGCCTCAACTTCATGAAGACCATTTCCCTGTCCAACTTCAAG ATCTGTGTGATTCTGCTGAGCCTCCTGCTTTTGTATGACGTGTTCTTCGTCTTCATCACTCCTTTCTTCACAAAG AATGGAGTGAGCATCATGGTGCAGGTGGCTCTGGGCCCGGATGCATCGGGAGAGAAG ACGCAAGGTAACATGGTGGAGGTCCCGGCTGAACCCCAGGCTCCCTCTGAGAAA CTCCCGGTGGTGATGCGCGTCCCACGGTTCTCGGCCTGGGCGCAGAACCTGTGTATGATGCAGTTCTCCATCCTGGGTTACGGAGACATCATTGTTCCAG GTCTCCTGGTGGCCTACTGCAGCAGGTTTGATGTGTGGATCAACAGCAGAAGGAAGGTCTACTTCGTCAGCTGCTGCATAG CCTACTCTCTGGGAATGATCCTGACGTTTGCAGTGATGCTGCTGTCTGGGATGGGACAGCCCGCCTTACTCTACCTGGTGCCCTTCACCCTGATCACCTGCGCCGTGGTGGCTGCCTGCCGGGGAGAGATGAGTCAGTTCTGGGCAGGAACCACCTATGAG GTCTTGGACTCTTCCAGGGAGCCTTTACTGCCAG AGGGAAGAACTGACTACAGCGTAGAAGGAGAAAAATGCTGA
- the LOC117440300 gene encoding signal peptide peptidase-like 2A isoform X2: MDRAVKIVLFSVIFLASQINCQEAILRISNGNTARDYCIVHNHSWTPLSETLDAALQYPLVNLTSTVLCNTSGVNPDLVNGKAVVVMGGDCDLSQKARVAQSLNATALLIASNKALTTPTANDSEYAKVHIPLALMRYRDFLEAQQMFGDVMQAKLYAPPNSKIDASIAVMLLIAIVTIALGGYWSGTCERDRLNGVSGGGGEGKADSGELFLYSPLKVVFFVALMCGMLVLMYFFYSVLVYVIIVIFCLASASALFSCFDAVLDLVGCGTGSFSIQSHNFSVRSIILAAVCITIAVVWGVYRNEDRWIWILQDLLGVAFCLNFMKTISLSNFKICVILLSLLLLYDVFFVFITPFFTKNGVSIMVQVALGPDASGEKTQGNMVEVPAEPQAPSEKLPVVMRVPRFSAWAQNLCMMQFSILGYGDIIVPGLLVAYCSRFDVWINSRRKVYFVSCCIAYSLGMILTFAVMLLSGMGQPALLYLVPFTLITCAVVAACRGEMSQFWAGTTYEREELTTA; encoded by the exons ATGGACAGAGCTGTCAAAATCGTCCTTTTCTCGGTCATTTTCTTGGCATCGCAG ATAAACTGCCAAGAGGCCATCTTGCGCATCTCAAATGGGAATACAGCGAGGGATTACTGCATCGTCCACAATCATTCCTGGACACCCCTGTCAGAAACCCTCGATGCTGCC TTGCAGTATCCACTGGTGAATTTGACCTCCACCGTGCTGTGTAACACCTCTGGGGTCAATCCAGATTTGGTAAATGGCAAAGCGGTGGTGGTCATGGGGGGAGACTGTGACTTAAGCCAGAAAGCTCGGGTTGCTCAGAGCCTCAACGCTACAGCTCTACTCATCGCCAGCAACAAAGCATTG ACCACTCCAACAGCCAATGACTCTGAGTATGCAAAGGTCCATATTCCACTGGCTCTCATGAGGTACAGGGACTTCCTCGAAGCACAGCAG ATGTTTGGTGATGTGATGCAGGCGAAGCTTTATGCTCCTCCAAACTCAAAGATCGATGCAAGCATTGCGGTCATGCTACTCATTGCCATCGTCACGATCGCCTTGGGTGGATACTGGAGCGGGACATGTGAGAG AGACCGGCTGAACGGTGTGtcaggaggagggggagagggCAAGGCAGACAGCGGAGAGCTTTTCCTCTACTCTCCTCTCAAAGTGGTCTTCTTTGTCGCCTTGATGTGTGGGATGCTGGTGCTCATGTACTTCTTCTACAGCGTGCTTG TTTACGTCATCATCGTCATTTTCTGCCTGGCGTCTGCCTCTGCCCTCTTCAGCTGTTTCGACGCAGTGTTGGATTTAGTCGGTTGTGGCACTGGGAG CTTCTCCATCCAAAGTCACAACTTCTCAGTGAGGTCCATCATACTGGCTGCTGTGTGCATTACCATCGCTGTGGTCTGGGGGGTCTACAGGAATGAGGACAG ATGGATCTGGATCTTGCAGGACCTCCTTGGCGTTGCTTTCTGCCTCAACTTCATGAAGACCATTTCCCTGTCCAACTTCAAG ATCTGTGTGATTCTGCTGAGCCTCCTGCTTTTGTATGACGTGTTCTTCGTCTTCATCACTCCTTTCTTCACAAAG AATGGAGTGAGCATCATGGTGCAGGTGGCTCTGGGCCCGGATGCATCGGGAGAGAAG ACGCAAGGTAACATGGTGGAGGTCCCGGCTGAACCCCAGGCTCCCTCTGAGAAA CTCCCGGTGGTGATGCGCGTCCCACGGTTCTCGGCCTGGGCGCAGAACCTGTGTATGATGCAGTTCTCCATCCTGGGTTACGGAGACATCATTGTTCCAG GTCTCCTGGTGGCCTACTGCAGCAGGTTTGATGTGTGGATCAACAGCAGAAGGAAGGTCTACTTCGTCAGCTGCTGCATAG CCTACTCTCTGGGAATGATCCTGACGTTTGCAGTGATGCTGCTGTCTGGGATGGGACAGCCCGCCTTACTCTACCTGGTGCCCTTCACCCTGATCACCTGCGCCGTGGTGGCTGCCTGCCGGGGAGAGATGAGTCAGTTCTGGGCAGGAACCACCTATGAG AGGGAAGAACTGACTACAGCGTAG
- the LOC117440300 gene encoding signal peptide peptidase-like 2A isoform X3, which produces MDRAVKIVLFSVIFLASQINCQEAILRISNGNTARDYCIVHNHSWTPLSETLDAALQYPLVNLTSTVLCNTSGVNPDLVNGKAVVVMGGDCDLSQKARVAQSLNATALLIASNKALTTPTANDSEYAKVHIPLALMRYRDFLEAQQMFGDVMQAKLYAPPNSKIDASIAVMLLIAIVTIALGGYWSGTCERDRLNGVSGGGGEGKADSGELFLYSPLKVVFFVALMCGMLVLMYFFYSVLVYVIIVIFCLASASALFSCFDAVLDLVGCGTGSFSIQSHNFSVRSIILAAVCITIAVVWGVYRNEDRWIWILQDLLGVAFCLNFMKTISLSNFKICVILLSLLLLYDVFFVFITPFFTKNGVSIMVQVALGPDASGEKLPVVMRVPRFSAWAQNLCMMQFSILGYGDIIVPGLLVAYCSRFDVWINSRRKVYFVSCCIAYSLGMILTFAVMLLSGMGQPALLYLVPFTLITCAVVAACRGEMSQFWAGTTYEVLDSSREPLLPEGRTDYSVEGEKC; this is translated from the exons ATGGACAGAGCTGTCAAAATCGTCCTTTTCTCGGTCATTTTCTTGGCATCGCAG ATAAACTGCCAAGAGGCCATCTTGCGCATCTCAAATGGGAATACAGCGAGGGATTACTGCATCGTCCACAATCATTCCTGGACACCCCTGTCAGAAACCCTCGATGCTGCC TTGCAGTATCCACTGGTGAATTTGACCTCCACCGTGCTGTGTAACACCTCTGGGGTCAATCCAGATTTGGTAAATGGCAAAGCGGTGGTGGTCATGGGGGGAGACTGTGACTTAAGCCAGAAAGCTCGGGTTGCTCAGAGCCTCAACGCTACAGCTCTACTCATCGCCAGCAACAAAGCATTG ACCACTCCAACAGCCAATGACTCTGAGTATGCAAAGGTCCATATTCCACTGGCTCTCATGAGGTACAGGGACTTCCTCGAAGCACAGCAG ATGTTTGGTGATGTGATGCAGGCGAAGCTTTATGCTCCTCCAAACTCAAAGATCGATGCAAGCATTGCGGTCATGCTACTCATTGCCATCGTCACGATCGCCTTGGGTGGATACTGGAGCGGGACATGTGAGAG AGACCGGCTGAACGGTGTGtcaggaggagggggagagggCAAGGCAGACAGCGGAGAGCTTTTCCTCTACTCTCCTCTCAAAGTGGTCTTCTTTGTCGCCTTGATGTGTGGGATGCTGGTGCTCATGTACTTCTTCTACAGCGTGCTTG TTTACGTCATCATCGTCATTTTCTGCCTGGCGTCTGCCTCTGCCCTCTTCAGCTGTTTCGACGCAGTGTTGGATTTAGTCGGTTGTGGCACTGGGAG CTTCTCCATCCAAAGTCACAACTTCTCAGTGAGGTCCATCATACTGGCTGCTGTGTGCATTACCATCGCTGTGGTCTGGGGGGTCTACAGGAATGAGGACAG ATGGATCTGGATCTTGCAGGACCTCCTTGGCGTTGCTTTCTGCCTCAACTTCATGAAGACCATTTCCCTGTCCAACTTCAAG ATCTGTGTGATTCTGCTGAGCCTCCTGCTTTTGTATGACGTGTTCTTCGTCTTCATCACTCCTTTCTTCACAAAG AATGGAGTGAGCATCATGGTGCAGGTGGCTCTGGGCCCGGATGCATCGGGAGAGAAG CTCCCGGTGGTGATGCGCGTCCCACGGTTCTCGGCCTGGGCGCAGAACCTGTGTATGATGCAGTTCTCCATCCTGGGTTACGGAGACATCATTGTTCCAG GTCTCCTGGTGGCCTACTGCAGCAGGTTTGATGTGTGGATCAACAGCAGAAGGAAGGTCTACTTCGTCAGCTGCTGCATAG CCTACTCTCTGGGAATGATCCTGACGTTTGCAGTGATGCTGCTGTCTGGGATGGGACAGCCCGCCTTACTCTACCTGGTGCCCTTCACCCTGATCACCTGCGCCGTGGTGGCTGCCTGCCGGGGAGAGATGAGTCAGTTCTGGGCAGGAACCACCTATGAG GTCTTGGACTCTTCCAGGGAGCCTTTACTGCCAG AGGGAAGAACTGACTACAGCGTAGAAGGAGAAAAATGCTGA